The Parasteatoda tepidariorum isolate YZ-2023 chromosome X2, CAS_Ptep_4.0, whole genome shotgun sequence genome includes a region encoding these proteins:
- the LOC107452334 gene encoding uncharacterized protein — MAEREPTPSKSEKSTSPAEEERTEVPDLESGSGSIQHPSSETGESSAVPEAEAVPGSSTSFFATLTSNIQVRFRRFTKKKSKGEKWWSRGKKQKISKAEYARQHGGFLHSDMEGYFEEESSGIATESSVVEESSVAQSPLEKEFPDKPDLKDDPSDEDAPPMEQ, encoded by the coding sequence atGGCTGAAAGAGAACCTACTCCTTCAAAAAGTGAGAAATCAACGTCACCAGCAGAGGAAGAACGTACTGAAGTACCAGATTTGGAGTCTGGTAGTGGTTCAATTCAGCATCCTTCATCAGAGACTGGAGAGTCTTCAGCAGTACCAGAAGCTGAGGCAGTTCCGGGCTCTTCTACGTCCTTCTTTGCCACACTTACTTCAAACATACAAGTTAGATTTAGAagatttactaaaaagaaaagcaaaggCGAGAAATGGTGGAGCAGAggaaagaaacagaaaatatcCAAGGCTGAATATGCAAGACAACATGGAGGTTTCCTTCATTCTGACATGGAAGGTTATTTTGAAGAAGAGTCTAGTGGGATAGCCACTGAAAGTTCTGTGGTTGAAGAGTCCTCTGTGGCTCAATCTCCCCTAGAAAAGGAATTTCCTGATAAACCCGATTTAAAGGATGATCCCTCTGATGAAGACGCACCTCCAATGGAACAGTAG